AGGGAATTTGCATCAAGCTGCAATTGCAACTGCTATTTCTTTAACGATTAGCCATATTCCCGTGCAAATATTAAAAAGATGGTATCCACGAAAACGTCCATATTTGACAATTCAAGATGCGAAATATCCAATTCATCCATTAAAAGATCATTCTTTTCCATCCGGACATACAACGGCTGTTTTCTCTGTCCTCATTCCATTTATTTGCTATAATCCAAGCTTACTTGCTTTTCTATTACCGCTAGCGCTATGCGTCGGTATTTCCCGTATTTATTTAGGGCTTCATTATCCGTCAGATGTATTTGTAGGCATGTGCCTCGGCACTTGCTCTGGCATCATCTCTTTTTATCAACTCATTCCACTCATGTAAAGGAGCGATATGATGAGAGTCGCCATATTTACCGATACATTTACACCACAAGTCAACGGAGTGGCGAAAACTTTGGAACGTTTAACCAAATATCTCCAAAAAGAAAATATCGCCTATTCTGTTTTCGCCCCTCAGCATACGGCAGAAGATAATTTCGTAGCGAATGTAAATAAAATGAGAAGTATCCCGTTAACAATATTATATCCAGAATGTCGCTTTGCCTTTCCTACTCCGCGCATTAAGCGGGAACTTCTTACCTTTAAACCCGATATCATTCATATTGCTACGCCTTTCAATATGGGACTTTGTGGGTTATATTATGCAAAAAAGTTAAATATCCCGGTTGTCGGTTCTTATCATACTGATTTTGATGCCTATTTACGCTATTACAAAATCGAATTTCTCTCCAATATGCTATGGAACTATTTAAAGTGGTTTCATAGTCATATGCAAAAAAACTTTGTTCCTTCTCCTGAAACATTACATCAATTAAAGAAAAAAGGATTTCAACAGCTCTATATTTGGGGACGTGGTGTAGATTGCACCCTCTTTCATCCCACTTACAATAAAGACCTATTCCGAAAAAAATATAATATTACATCTAAGTATGTCCTTTCCTATATTGGAAGGATTGCTC
This genomic interval from Bacillus cereus contains the following:
- a CDS encoding glycosyltransferase family 4 protein, with the translated sequence MRVAIFTDTFTPQVNGVAKTLERLTKYLQKENIAYSVFAPQHTAEDNFVANVNKMRSIPLTILYPECRFAFPTPRIKRELLTFKPDIIHIATPFNMGLCGLYYAKKLNIPVVGSYHTDFDAYLRYYKIEFLSNMLWNYLKWFHSHMQKNFVPSPETLHQLKKKGFQQLYIWGRGVDCTLFHPTYNKDLFRKKYNITSKYVLSYIGRIAPEKDIDTLQNLIVKSAHSLDDIHWLIAGDGPLATNLREAVPKTNVTFTGYLQGTDLAEAYACSHVMVFPSATETFGNVVLESFACGTPVIGANSGGVKNIITDGKTGILCPPKDTDSFLSSINSLLQNEDQLMQMGIAASSYAKSKSWDEIFRGLLDQYEEVLQHTASELLA
- a CDS encoding phosphatase PAP2 family protein; translated protein: MKVSGLYKIECYIFKGINRYFDQKTLNIFFSNITHIGGATFSIALTLFFLIFATGNLHQAAIATAISLTISHIPVQILKRWYPRKRPYLTIQDAKYPIHPLKDHSFPSGHTTAVFSVLIPFICYNPSLLAFLLPLALCVGISRIYLGLHYPSDVFVGMCLGTCSGIISFYQLIPLM